In Erythrobacter sp. KY5, the DNA window GCAAGCTGACTGTCATTGATCGCTGGCCCGCCGACTTGCTCCCACGCCTGACGCTGTGCGAGGCGCCAAGCCTCATCGCGCGCCTCGGCGCCTGTATCGGCGCGAACGTCGACTTCGATACCGCGCACTTCGATATCTGCGCTCGACGCGGTGGGAGCGATACCGCGATCTCCCGAAACCTGTGCAAGCACATAGGCATAGCCGCCCCCCAGCAAGGTGAGCGCCAGCAGCACCGCAGCGATCCAGCGCGGGGCGGAAATGGCTCTCAAATTCGGGCCGGAAAGGATCGTAGAGATACTCATCGGGGAAATCTGATGCGTCTTTGCCCAATGCGAAGTGGAAATCCAAGCCTGAAAGGCTAAAGCCTTGCGCATGAGTGGCAAGAACTCCCCATATACATACGCCGATGCCGGCGTTTCGATCGATGCTGGCAATGCGCTGGTGAAAGCCATCGCTCCGTTGGCGAAGGCCACGGCGAGGCCGGGTGCAACCAGCGATCTGGGAGGCTTTGGCGGCTTCTTCGATCCCAAGGCAGCGGGTTACACCGATCCCTTGCTGGTGGCCGCCAATGACGGCGTCGGGACCAAGCTCAAGCTTGCAATCGACTATGACCGGCACGACACGGTCGGAACCGACCTCGTTGCGATGTGCGTCAACGATCTGATCGTGCAAGGCGCAGAGCCGTTGTTCTTCCTCGACTATTTCGCCACCGGAAAGCTTGAAAACGGCGTCGCGACACGGGTTGTCGCCGGGATTGCCGAAGGGTGCAAGCAGGCGGGATGCGCATTGATCGGCGGTGAGACCGCGGAAATGCCCGGCATGTATGGCGAGGGCGACTATGACCTTGCAGGTTTCTGCGTCGGCGCAGTCGAACGCGGCGAGCAACTCACCGGCGAGAAAGTCGCGAGCGGTGACGTGCTTCTGGGGCTTGCAAGCTCAGGCGTCCATTCGAACGGCTATTCGCTGGTAAGGCGGCTTGCGGCGGACAAGGGTTGGAAACTGGACCGCCCTGCCCTGTTTGACCCCGAGCGCCTGCTTATCGACGCGCTGATCGAGCCAACGCGCATTTATGTCGCGAGCCTGCTGCCGCTGCTGCGCGATGGGCTGATCCACGGTCTTGCTCACATCACAGGCGGCGGTCTTCTCGAAAACATCCCTCGTATCCTGCCCGAAGGCGCGCATGCGCAGGTCAATGCCGACCTTTGGGAGCAGCCGCGCCTGATGGCTTTCCTGCAAGCGCAAGGCGCGATTGAGCCTGAGGAGATGGCGCGCACATTCAATTGCGGCGTCGGGATGGTGCTGGCCGTCGCCGAAACCGATGTGGAGACCGTGACCAGACGTCTCGAAGACGCGGGCGAAACGGTCGTCCAGGTCGGCATGATCGACAGCGGAGAGCGTGGCTGCACGGTCAGCGGTTCGCGCGGAACGTGGAGCGCGCTGGACGATTGGAGCGCAACGCACACGGCATAAGGGAGTTACCGCGCCCACCTTGTCTCGCCGCGACATTCGCAGCAGGATTGGCGGGCAGGTATGTGGAGGCATTGATGCTGTGACGGGACCAGCATGACACACAAGGCGAAGATCGCAGTCTTCATTTCGGGCACCGGCACCAATCTTGCCGCGCTGCTCTATGCCAGCCGCCTTGCCGGTGCGGCTTACGAAATCGTGCTTGTCGCGAGCAACGTGGCAGATGCGGGCGGGCTGGCGCTCGCTGAACTCGAAGGCATCGCCACCTTCACACATTCTCACAAGGGCATCAGCCGCGAAGAACAGGACGCCGCGATGGAAGCGGCTGTGATCGAGGCAGGCGCGGATTTCATCGTGCTGGCCGGATATATGCGCATTCTGTCGGACAGTTTTGTCGAGCGATGGGAAGGCCGGATCCTCAACATTCACCCCTCGCTCCTGCCCAAATACAGAGGCCTCGATACGTTTGCGCGCGCCATTGAGGCGGGCGACAGCCATGCGGGATCGAGCGTGCATATCGTCACACCCGAACTCGACGCAGGCGAAGTGCTGGCGCAGGTCAAGGTTGCTATCGCCCCGGACGACACGCCCGATAGCCTCGCCGCACGGGTCAAACCCGCAGAGCACCAGCTCTATCCGCGCGCGGTGGCGGATTACGTGTCGCGCGGATACGATCCTGATTATCTGTTCGCCAAGTTGCGCGAACTTGCACTCGCCCTGCCTGAAACGCACGAACGCGACAGTCACGGGTCACCCGGCTTTCGCGTTGGCTCGGAGAAATCGGGCAAATTCTTCGCGCATTTCAGCGATCAGCATCATGGCTCGCAGCATATCGCAGTGCTAGTCAAAACCGGCAGCATGGACGAGCTGCTCGACCTCGTCGAAGCGCAGCCGGAGGTTTACTTCAAGCCGGCCTATTACGGCGCGAGTGGCTGGATCGGAGTGATCCTCAACCGGCCCCCACATACCAGGGGCGTCGATTGGGAGCATGTGGGTGAATGGCTTCACCGCAGCTGGCGCAGCGTTGCGCCTGCTCGGTTGACCAGGCTCCTTGATGCAGCGGATCAGTTCTGATGGGGAAACCGCCACGCGATCATCCCCTTGCGCGCGGGCGTCTGGCGGAGAAGGCAAACGCGCTGCTGGGGACGGCGTGGGACAAAGGCTGGCTGCCCACTCCCGACCTCAGCGCTGATGCGCTTTGGGACGTCGCTACCAATGCGGCCTACACTCAGGGCGAGACCGGCGGGCGCTCAGGCGAAGACGTGGCCGATTTCCGGGAGCGGCTGGAGCGGCTGTGCAACGCCGTGATCGAGGAGGCCGACCTCAACCCGCTGGGCAAGGCGATGGCGTGGGGTCAGCTGAGCCGCGTGGTGAAGAACCGCCTTGCTTTCGGAAAGCTGTGGCGCGATCGCCCTGAGCTGGCCGAGACCGAGCTTGCCCCGCCGATCATCGTGATCGGTCACATGCGGTCGGGCACGACACGTATTCACAAACTGCTCGCCGCTGACCCGGCGCATTCGCACACGCGATATTGCGATGCCTATCACCCAGTCCCTGCTGCGAAGGGCGTCAACCGGGTCCGAAGCGCGCTTGATCTGGTCATGCTCAACGCGCTCAATCCGTGGCTGCAATCGATCCACCCGATGGCGCCGGGCGATGTGGAAGAGGAACTCGCGTGGATTTCAGCGGCGCTGCACCACTCGATTTACGAGTCGCAGTGGCATATTCCGAGTTATTCGATGTGGAGCGAGGCGGCGGATTCCGCGCCGATTTACCGGGAATTCGCCCGCATCCTGAGAACCGATGCCGCCCATCGCGGGATCGCTGACAAGCCGCGCATCCTCAAAGTGCCTGCTTTCGCCGAGGACCTGCCTGCCCTACTTGACCTGTTTCCCGATGCACGACTCGTCGTGGCCCAGCGGGATAGCGAAAAGGTGCTGCGCAGCGCCGTTTCGCTATGCGCGAACCAGATGGCTATCCAGTCCGACAGCTGCGATCTCGAAACGATCGAGGCACTCTGGCGCCACAAGATCGTCCTGCGTGAAGAGCGCATGGCGAGGACCTTGTCGCGATGGGATGGCAAGATTGCGCGCCTCCATTTCGACGCGCTGGGCGGCGACTGGGAGGGTGCGATTGCGCGCTGTTATGCCGATCTCGATCTTAAGCTGACCGGCGATGCCCTTCTCGCGATGCACGCCTGTATGGAAGAAAGCGCACAGGGCGACCACCACGCGCATTCCCAACAACTGGCGCGCTTCGCCGCCGAGCATTGATACGCAAAGGGCCGCCCAAAAGGACGGCCCTCTTCAAGATACCTGCACGGTGAGTGCTTAGCCGACGATCTCGTCGTCGTTGAAGAAATAGGCGATTTCAATCGCTGCGTTTTCTTCGCTGTCCGAACCGTGGACGCTGTTTTCGCCGATGGACAGCGCATATTCCTTGCGGATCGTGCCTTCGTCGGCTTCAGCCGGGTTGGTTGCGCCCATGACGTCGCGGTTGCGCTTGACGGCGTCTTCGCCTTCGAGAACCTGCACGACAACCGGCTCGCTCATCATGAATTCGACGAGTTCACCGAAGAAGGGGCGTTCCTTGTGGACCGCGTAGAAGCCTTCGGCCTGCTCGCGGGTCATGTGGATGCGCTTCGAAGCGACGACGCGAAGGCCGGCGTCTTCGAGCTTCTTGGTGACGGCACCGGTCAGGTTGCGCTTGGTGGCGTCGGGCTTGATGATCGAAAAGGTGCGGGTGACCGCCATGGCAATTGTCCTTGTTTTGAGAAATCGCGCGCCACGCGGCGCGCCAGAGAGGATTGCGCGCGCCACTAGCGCCAGCGCAGGCGCAATTCAAGCTTTTGGTCACATGGCTGGTGGCGAAACCCTGATCAGCCGGGGTCTTCACCCACGGTAAGCTGACCCAGCGTCATTCCATCATCATCGGGATAGGCTGTGACGGAAAAAGTCAACCCGGTCGCCTCATTCTCGCCGCCCAGCATCTTGCCGCCGTTCATCGTCGTCTCGATCTGGATTTCCACGCCCGCATCCTCCGCCTGCGCGCGGTAGAAGCTCGCGACTTCATCGGGCGACATGCTGCTGCGGAAGCTTATCAATGAGCCCTTGGTCCCGCCCTGATCGAACACGGTGTTGCTGACCACTTGTGCCCCGGAGATGAGTGAGAACCCGTCAGGCAGATCGACCGCGACCGACGATCCGCTGCGCACATTCACCTCACCATCGGATGTGGTGATGGTCATGGTCGATTCGCCGTCTTCATTATCGATGACGTATTCGCCGGTTTCGCCATCGTCGGTGGCGAAGCTGCCCTCCGTCTCCGATCCGCACGCGGTCAAGGCGAGCGTTGCCCCAGCTGACAGGACGAGTGTCGAAATTCGCATACTGATTCTCCCCATTGCCCAAACAGTGTCGGCGATAGGAGCGCGGCTCGCAAGCCTTCAGGCGACCTTGTTCCACTTGCCGCGGTCCTGGCGGAAAAAGGCGCGCTCAAGGCCATCGGTGCCATCGAGGCTTTTCCAGGTCTCGCGTGCAGCTTGCACAGTCTGGTCGTCGAACAGGAGAAAGGCACGTTCGAACCCGGTTGGCTCGCGGTATTGGCCATCGGCAAAGATCACGTGGCTGGCCGCGTTCGCAGGCTCGCAAGCCTCGGCAAGCAGGATCGGCTGCCTGTCCGCGCCAGCCGCACTGGCCTCACCATTGGCAAGAAAGCTCTCGGGTCCGGCCTTCCAAAGCGTGCGCGAAATCGCCTCGCGCTGCTCTGCGTGCTTGCTGACGACCAGCAGTCTCTCGCCACTATCCAGCACGCGCTGCGCGATCAGGGCGACGACCTTGTCGACCGGATCGCGAGAGAGTTGCCAGAAATCGACTTTCATTCTTGCTCCGGTGCCGTGCCGCCCGCGCCCAATCTACGATACCGTCTTATTCCGCTTGCAGCGCTCGGAACAATAGCGAACGTTGTCCCAGTCGCGCTCCCACTTCTTGCGCCAGGTGAAGGGAAGCCCGCAGGTTTCGCAGATTTTAGAGGGAAGATCGGATTTCTTCCGCATTTTGCTCATGTGCGCCTCAAGCGCCGGCGCGCGCGTCCGCGCGCTTGGCTTTCCTCGCTCACGCGGCCCATTGGCCGCATCGCTGCGGACGGGCGGTCGCCCTTGCGGCCCTGCGGGCCGATATCGCAGCCCACGATCACTTCTTACTCCACGTTGTCCGCGATGAATTGATCGATCAGGCGCGCGCCATAGCCGGTTGCGCCCTTGTCGTGTGCATGGCCAGGTTTGTCCGACCACACCATCCCGGCAATGTCGCAATGCGCCCACTTGGTGCCCTTCTTGATGAAGCGCTGAAGGAATTGCGCGGCAGTGATCGAACCGGCACCGCGTCCGCCGATATTCTTCATGTCGGCAATCGGGGAATCGATAAGCTTGTCGTAAGCCGTACCAAGCGGCATCTGCCACAGCTTGTCGTTCACGGTCTTGCCGGCACTGACCAGCTGTCCGGCAAGATCGTCGTCATTGGCGAAGACGCCGCCATGTTCGTTGCCAAGAGCGATGATCATTGCGCCGGTGAGCGTGGCGAAATCGACAATGTGTTCGGGATCGTACTGCTCCTGTGCCCAGTGAAGCGCATCGCACAGGACGAGGCGACCTTCGGCATCGGTGTTGAGCACTTCGATCGTCTGACCGCTCATCGAGGTCAGCACGTCGCCGGGGCGGATCGCGTTACCATCAGGCATGTTTTCGACAAGTCCGACCACGCCCACGACATTGGCTTTCGCCTTGCGACCGACCAGCGCAAGCATGCCGCCTGCGACCGCAGCCGCGCCGCCCATGTCCCACTTCATGTCTTCCATGCCGGGTCCGGGCTTCAGCGAGATACCGCCGGTGTCGAACGTCACGCCCTTGCCGACGAAGACGGTTGGCTTCGCGCCTTTCTCGCCGCCATTCCAGCGGATTGCGAGAAGGCGGGATTCGCGCCCCGATCCCTGACCAACGCCAAGCAAAGCGCCCATGCCAAGCTCTTCCATCTCGGCTTCGTCCAGCACGGTGAGCTCAGCGCCAGTGCCATCGAACATCTTGCGGCAAACCTCGACGAAGCTTTCCGGGTAAAGGACATTTGCAGGCTGGGTAACGAGCATGCGGGTGAAGTCGACGCCCTTCGTCCTGGCCAGCTCACGGTCCCATGTTGCGAGCGTGCCTTCGGGTGCGTTGATAACGTGCACCTTTTCGAGCGAGACCTTTTTCTCCTTCGCCAGTTTGGTGCGATAGTCGTCCATCGTCCAGCTTCGCATGCAAAGCCCTGCGAGAGCTGCACCGGCTTCCTCAGCATCTTCGACAGCGCCTGCGAGGTCGAGCACCATGTCGGTTTCGCCCGAGCGCAGATATTTCGCCGTCAGCGCAGCGCCGGCGCGCTCAAGGTTCAATCGACGGTTGTCCGCGCCCGCTTCTCCCGCACCGGAAATGGCAAGACGACGCAGTTCGCCGTCAACCTTGGCGAAGCCTTCGAAGACCTGCCCCGGCTTGCCGCGGAACCGTGCAGTAGGCGCACCTTCTGCCAGCACCTCTTCCACGCCCTCAAGCCCGTCGCCCTCATTGACGATTTGCACATGAAGTCGGACGTTGTCGGGTGCGCTGTCGGTGAAATTGATCTGCATGAGGGCTCCGCTTGTGATTTGCCGGAAAAGGCTCAGCCAAACTGGCTGCTAATAGGGCGTTTGCGACACGGTTGATCCTGCTTTCAAGAGCAGTTCTGGAATGGCGATTGCGATTAGGCCTCAGCGGTGCAATAGGCAAGCCATGTCCGAGGGTTCGAGGGTCTGCGTAGGCATGAGGCCGTTTACAGTGTCGCGCAACATGACCAGCCCTTTGGCGCTGGCAGCTTCGGCTGCGTGTTTCTCGGCGATGCTCGCGGCGACGCCGGTTCACGCTCAGGATGATGCGCCGCTCCCCGGTCAGGCGATTTCTCAGGCCGATCCCGACGCACCGCCGCCACCGCCCACTTTCGAGAATGACGACCCGCCCAGTCTTGCACCGGAATTGCCCGAAGAAGGCGACAAGATCGCTTTCGAAGCAGAGCAGGTCGAATATGACAGCGAGGCCGACTTTCTCACCGCTCGCGGCAATGTGATCGTGCGATCGGACCGCGCGTCGGTTCGGGCGAACGAGGTGACTTGGGACCGGGCAAGCGGTGCGATCATCGCGCGCGGAAACGTCCGCTTCGTCGATGATTCGGGCAACCAGATCTTTACCGAGACCATCGAGCTGAACGACGAGTTCGAAGCAGGCGCGATGGACGACCTGCTGCTCGCACTCAGGGCAGGCGGGCGGCTTGCGGCAAGGTCGGCAGACCGTGCGCAGGATGGCACGGTCCTGCTGACAGATGCCGCATACACAGCCTGTGCGGTCAGTGATGAAGCTGGATGCGACAAAGACCCGTCCTGGCGCATCACCGCCGAACGGGTGACCTACGATCCGGATGAGGCGCGTGTCAGTTTCGAAGGTGCGATGCTGGAGCTGTTCGGCGCGCGCATCCTGCCGTTGCCGGGTCTCGCCATCCGTACCGATGGCGCCGCAGAAAGCGGGTTTCTGGTTCCCAACGTCCGCCTCGACCAGGTCAACGGGCTTGAGCTGTCGGGCGAATATTACTGGCGGCTTGACGATAACAAGGATTTGACACTGGGCGCGCGGGTTTATTCCGACGTTGCGCCCATGGCGACCGGCCAGTTCCGCCACCTCACCGAAAAAGGCGCGTACCAGATCACCGGTTATGCGACCTCAAGCCGCCGTGTCTCGAATTTCGGAGCGACACCAACCACGCAAAGCGACCCTCGCGGGCACCTGTTCGCCAATGGCCGGTTTCAGTTCTCGCCCGAATGGAGCCTGACCGGATCGGTTCGCCTGTCGAGCGATCGCACCTTCCTTCGCCGCTATGACATCAGCCGCGATGATCGGCTGCGCTCGACGATCAATCTGGAGCGGATTGACGACCGCTCGTATCTCAGCGTTGCCGGATGGGCGACACAGACCTTGCGGATCAACGCCGAGCAAGGGCAGGTTCCGCTAGCGGTCCCGGCGATCGACTATCGCTACAATATCGAAGATCCGCTGCTTGGCGGCAATCTTCAGCTTCAGGCGAACTCGCTAAGTCTTGTTCGCAACGAAGGGCAGGATACGCAGCGCGCCTTTGCCGGGGCCCGGTGGGATTTGCGCCAGCTGACCGGGCTTGGCCAGGTGGTGACCTTCACCGGCCTCGTTCGCGGCGATGTCTACAATACCAATGACACGCTTTCGACGCTGACCGCTTCGTATCGCGGAGACGAGGGTTGGACGACGCGCGGCGTAGCGACCGCTGCGGTCGATATCGAATGGCCATTCGTTGGCGAAGCGTTCGGCGGCACGCAGGTCCTGAAGCCCCGCCTGCAATTCGTGGCCGCCCCGTCGATCCGCAACCTCGCCGTGCCGAATGAAGATGCGCGCGCGATTGATCTTGAGGATTCCAACCTCTTCGCGCTCAACCGCTTTCCAGGATATGATCGCGTCGAGGAAGGGTCGCGCGTGACATGGGGCGTCGATTGGGAACTGACCAAACCGGGATGGCGCGTCAAAACCAATATCGGTCAGTCCTTCCGCGTGACCGAAACAGACCAGTCGATCTTCCCCGACGGTACCGGATTGTCTGAACGCGTTTCGGATTTCGTCGGCAGGACCGAGGTGCGTTATCGCAACTTCCTCGCCTTCACTCACCGTTTTCGCGTCGACAAGGACAGTTTCGAACTACGCCGCAACGAGATCGACGCGACCATCGGTTCGCAGCGCAATTATGTCGAGGTTGGCTATCTGCGCCTGAACCGCGACATTCAGACGGTAGAGGATTTGCGCGACCGCGAGGAAATCCGTGCCGCGGGGCGCTTCACCATCGGTCGGCACTGGTCGATGTTCGGATCGGGCGTCTTCAACCTGACCAGCGCGGCCGAAGATCCAATCTTCTCGCCCGACGGGTTCGAGCCGATCCGTACGCGCCTGGGTATTGCCTACCGCGACGACTGCATTGAATTCGGCGCGACCTGGCGGCGTGACTTCATCACGGCGGGCGATGCCGAGCGTGGCAACTCGTTCCAGCTGTTCTTCGCGCTGCGCAATCTGGGCTTCAATTAGGTCGCCAATCGCGCCCTCCCCGATTACTGGACCCCGGTGAATTGGCAGCGCGCAAAAAACGGGTTAAAGCGCGCCTCGACTAACCTCACTCAGCTAGCGTTAAGCCGGGAGCGTGCAACGGTTTGACCATGTTGAGGCCGCACTTCGGGCGGCAACAGATCCAGGTCGCGAGCGAAACGGGACGCATGACGACCGCACGCATGAAAACAATTCGGGATTACGGGACGTGACGTTGAAGGTATTTGCTTCCATTCGAAATTCAGTAGCTGCGCTTGCTCTTGCAGGGCTGGTAACAGCACCTGCCGCCGCGCAGACGACAGCGGTGCCAACGGCTGACAATCCGCTTGGCATTCCCGAAAACTTCACCGTTTTCGGCAGCGAGAACCCGAACGAGCGTTCTGCGACCGCTGTGGTGAACGGCTTCGTGATCACCGGAACCGATATCGACCAGCGCGTAGCGCTTGTCACTAACGCGTCCGAAGTCGAGGTTTCCGAAGCCGAGCGCCAGCGTCTGCGCGTTCAGGTGCTGCGCAACCTGATCGACGAAACGCTCAAGATTCAGGCAGCAGCCGCACAGGAAGTCGGCGTCGAACGCGCGGAGGTCGAGCAGACCTATCAGCAGCTCGCCGCGCAGAACTTTGGCCAGAACCCGGAGCGCATGGACGAATACCTCGCCTCGATCGGTTCCTCGCCTGCCGCGCTCAAGCGCCAGATCGAGGGTGAAATTGCATGGGAAAACCTGATCCGCCGCAACATCTCGCCCTTCGTCAACGTGTCCGCAGAAGAAGTGAGCGGTGTTCTCGAGCGGCTCGAAGAGGCGCGCGGCACAGAGGAATATCGCCTCGGCGAGATTTACATGAATGCGACCGAGGAAAACCGCGAAGCGGTGATCCAGAATATGCAGCGGATCATGGAACAGCTTGAGGCGGGCGGCAGCTTCGTCGCCTATGCGCGCCAGTTTTCCGAAGCCTCCACCGCGGTTCAGGGCGGCGACACCGGTTTCCTGCGCCTCGCGACCCTGCCCGGCCCGATGGCCGATGCAGCCCGCCAGATGCAGCCGGGCCAGCTTGTCGGCCCGATCGCGATCCCGGGCGGCTTCACCATCATCTACCTTATCGACCGCCGGCAGGTTCTAACCGCCGATCCGCGCGATTCGGTGCTTAACCTCAAGCAGATCTCGATCGCTTTCGCACAAGGTACTTCAGAAGCCGAAGCGAACGCCAAGATCGAGGAATTCGGCCTTTTCATCCAGTCGCTTCGCAGCTGTAACGAGGCGGAAACCGCACGTTCGGTTCTGGGAGCGACGGTTGTGACCAACGACCAGATTCAGGCGCGTCAACTGCCCGAGCAGCTTCAGAACATTCTTCTGAACATGCAGGTCGGCCAGACCACCCCTCCCTTCGGCAGCGCCGAGGAAGGTGTGCGCGTTCTGATGCTGTGTGGTCGCGATGAGCCTGAAGATGCGGGCACCCCGACCTTCCAGTCGGTTATGAACAACATCGAGAGCGAGCGCATCAACAAGCGCGCACAGCGTTATCTGCGCGACCTGCGTAACGACGCGTATATCGAGTACAACTAAACCGGTTGTGGGGGCACAAGGATTGACGCGCGATACAGTGGCAGGCGCTCCGCTCGCGATTTCGCTGGGGGACCCGGCGGGGATCGGTCCCGAGATTATTCTTGCCAGCTACCAGCGATTGCGAGGTGCGCAGCGCGCTTTCTTCGTGGTGGGCGGCGCTGATGTCCTTCGTGCCGCCATCGACAATGCCGGGCTGGATTTCGCAGTCGTCCCGATTGAGGAACCCGGCGAAGCGACTGAAGCCTTCGCAAAGGGCCTGCCGGTTATCGCTGGTGCAGACGCGGTCTATTCGCCCGGTGCACCCGATGACGACGGGGCCGCGCTCGCGCTGCACTCGCTCGCCGAAGCGACACGCTGCGTGCTGCTGGGACAGGCTGCCGCACTGGTGACAGCCCCGGTCAGCAAGTCGCAGCTTGCCAAGGTTGGCTTTGAGTATCCCGGACAGACCGAATTTCTTGCCGAAATCAGCGGACTTGCTCCTGAAGATGCCGTCATGATGCTGGCCGGGCCTTCCTTGCGCACTGTCCCGCTTACGGTCCACTGCGCGCTGGCGGATGTACCGGGATTGCTGTCGCAGGAGCTGATCACCCACAAGGCGCAGATCGTTGCCGATGGGCTGAAACGCGACTTCGGGATCGGGCAACCGCGCATCGCCGTTGCGGGCCTCAACCCGCATTCAGGCGAGAACGGACAATTCGGCGATGAAGAATCGCGCATTATCGCGCCTGCCATTTCCACGCTTCAATCGGATGGCCTCGATGTGACCGGCCCTGTTCCCGGTGATGCGCTTTTCACGCCGGTGATGCGCCGCAACTACGACGTGGCGCTGTGCATGTATCACGACCAGGCACTTATCCCCTTGAAGGCGCTTGAGTTCGATCAGGGGGTCAACGTAACGCTCGGCCTGCCGATCATTCGCACTTCGCCTGATCATGGAACCGCGTTCGATATCGCTGGATCAGGCCGGGCGAACCCCGACGCCATGATCGCAGCGATCGTAATGGCGAGCGACTGTGCGCAAGCGCGTTCGGCGCGACAGACTTCCGGTGCCTGACCTCCCCCCGATCCGGGAAACGATTGCAAGGCATGGTCTTTCCGCGTCAAAGGCGCTGGGCCAGAACTTCCTCCTCGATGAGCAATTGCTGAGCCGCATCGCAGCGCTTCCGGGCGATCTCACCGGTGCGCGCGTGCTCGAAGTCGGGCCCGGTCCGGGCGGCCTTACACGCGCGCTCCTGCGTGCCGGTGCCCGCGTGACCGCTATCGAGATGGACCGCCGTTGCCTGCCTGCGCTGGAGGAACTGAGCGAAGCCTTTCCCGGTCAACTGACCGTGATCGAAGGCGATGCGATGAAGCTTGACCACGGCGCAATCATGGAGGGCGAACCTTTCCACGTCCTGTCCAACCTGCCCTACAATGTCGGCACGGCCTTGTTCGTGAAGTGGCTGTCGGGCGCAGAATGGCCGCCGCAATGGAGATCGCTCACCTTGATGTTCCAGCGCGAAGTGGCCGAACGGATAGTGGCCCAGCCCGCCGGCAGCGCCTTTGGCCGTCTCGCCGTGCTCGCGCAGTGGCGCGCGGTCGCGAAGCTGGCAATGAAAGTCCACCGCAGTGCGTTCACCCCGCCACCCAAGGTGATGAGCGCCATCGTCCATGTTACGCCTGTCGATGCCCCGGCAGACGTGCCGGCCCGAACGCTTGAACGTCTGACCGAAGCCGCCTTTGGCCAGCGCCGCAAGATGCTGCGCCAAAGCCTCAAGAGCGTACCGGGCGCTCTTGACGCGTTGCGCATTGTCGGGATCGAGGAAACGCGCCGTGCCGAAACCGTGAGCGTGGACGAGTTTGTCGCCCTGGCAAAAGCTGTCGGAAAAGCCTGACCCGCGATCTGCAAAGCCTGACGGTTTGGTTAAACCTCTGGTTAATTTGAGGTAATCACGCTCGCTCACTTCCTGGTCGCAAATACAGGAGCAAAAGTGGATCTTCGGGATCGCGTGGGGCAGCCAGCCGGTGCCTCTCGTCTTGCAGGAGAAGCCTATGAGTAGCCTCGCAAATCGTCAGCAAGCCGCAGAGATCGAGCGCCGCCGAGCAGGGCGGATGCTGGTCGAGATTCCGGTCGGCCTTCGAACCGTGAGCGGCGTGCGTGATTGCAAGATTGCCAACATCTCCGACGCTGGCGCGAAGCTCGAACTGGACGATCCTCCGCCGATGGGCGTTACCGGCTGGCTCGTGATGGGCGAGGATGAGGTTTACTGCACGGTCGTCTGGACGAACGAGACTGCCTGCGGGGTTGAATTCGAATTCGTCCTGCGCCCCGGAATGATGGCCCGCCTTGCCGGCGAACGGGCAAAGGAGGTCGGTCCGGCAGCCGACCGGGGGAATATCCAGATGGGACGCAAGCGCTCTGCACTGGTGTCGCGCTGACCACTGCGCGCCATCAATTGCGCCAGCTACGGTAGAAGCGATGGCAGTGCAGTTGAGGAGCGCAAAGCGCCCGAAAGCTCAGCCTGCCTTCTTGACCTGACGCCAGTGGTGAAGCAGCGGTTCGGTGTAACCGCTGGGCTGCTCCACACCCTTGAAAATCAAGTCCTTCGCCGCACTGAAAGCGGGCTTGTCCTCGTTGCCGATCAGCGGCTCGTAGAACGGATCGCCTGCATTCTGCTCATCGACCTTGGCGGCCATGCGGGTGAGCGAGTCCATCACTTGATCTTCGGTCACGACGCCGTGAAGCAGCCAGTTGGCGATGTGCT includes these proteins:
- a CDS encoding leucyl aminopeptidase: MQINFTDSAPDNVRLHVQIVNEGDGLEGVEEVLAEGAPTARFRGKPGQVFEGFAKVDGELRRLAISGAGEAGADNRRLNLERAGAALTAKYLRSGETDMVLDLAGAVEDAEEAGAALAGLCMRSWTMDDYRTKLAKEKKVSLEKVHVINAPEGTLATWDRELARTKGVDFTRMLVTQPANVLYPESFVEVCRKMFDGTGAELTVLDEAEMEELGMGALLGVGQGSGRESRLLAIRWNGGEKGAKPTVFVGKGVTFDTGGISLKPGPGMEDMKWDMGGAAAVAGGMLALVGRKAKANVVGVVGLVENMPDGNAIRPGDVLTSMSGQTIEVLNTDAEGRLVLCDALHWAQEQYDPEHIVDFATLTGAMIIALGNEHGGVFANDDDLAGQLVSAGKTVNDKLWQMPLGTAYDKLIDSPIADMKNIGGRGAGSITAAQFLQRFIKKGTKWAHCDIAGMVWSDKPGHAHDKGATGYGARLIDQFIADNVE
- a CDS encoding LPS-assembly protein LptD; this encodes MRPFTVSRNMTSPLALAASAACFSAMLAATPVHAQDDAPLPGQAISQADPDAPPPPPTFENDDPPSLAPELPEEGDKIAFEAEQVEYDSEADFLTARGNVIVRSDRASVRANEVTWDRASGAIIARGNVRFVDDSGNQIFTETIELNDEFEAGAMDDLLLALRAGGRLAARSADRAQDGTVLLTDAAYTACAVSDEAGCDKDPSWRITAERVTYDPDEARVSFEGAMLELFGARILPLPGLAIRTDGAAESGFLVPNVRLDQVNGLELSGEYYWRLDDNKDLTLGARVYSDVAPMATGQFRHLTEKGAYQITGYATSSRRVSNFGATPTTQSDPRGHLFANGRFQFSPEWSLTGSVRLSSDRTFLRRYDISRDDRLRSTINLERIDDRSYLSVAGWATQTLRINAEQGQVPLAVPAIDYRYNIEDPLLGGNLQLQANSLSLVRNEGQDTQRAFAGARWDLRQLTGLGQVVTFTGLVRGDVYNTNDTLSTLTASYRGDEGWTTRGVATAAVDIEWPFVGEAFGGTQVLKPRLQFVAAPSIRNLAVPNEDARAIDLEDSNLFALNRFPGYDRVEEGSRVTWGVDWELTKPGWRVKTNIGQSFRVTETDQSIFPDGTGLSERVSDFVGRTEVRYRNFLAFTHRFRVDKDSFELRRNEIDATIGSQRNYVEVGYLRLNRDIQTVEDLRDREEIRAAGRFTIGRHWSMFGSGVFNLTSAAEDPIFSPDGFEPIRTRLGIAYRDDCIEFGATWRRDFITAGDAERGNSFQLFFALRNLGFN
- a CDS encoding peptidylprolyl isomerase, whose translation is MKVFASIRNSVAALALAGLVTAPAAAQTTAVPTADNPLGIPENFTVFGSENPNERSATAVVNGFVITGTDIDQRVALVTNASEVEVSEAERQRLRVQVLRNLIDETLKIQAAAAQEVGVERAEVEQTYQQLAAQNFGQNPERMDEYLASIGSSPAALKRQIEGEIAWENLIRRNISPFVNVSAEEVSGVLERLEEARGTEEYRLGEIYMNATEENREAVIQNMQRIMEQLEAGGSFVAYARQFSEASTAVQGGDTGFLRLATLPGPMADAARQMQPGQLVGPIAIPGGFTIIYLIDRRQVLTADPRDSVLNLKQISIAFAQGTSEAEANAKIEEFGLFIQSLRSCNEAETARSVLGATVVTNDQIQARQLPEQLQNILLNMQVGQTTPPFGSAEEGVRVLMLCGRDEPEDAGTPTFQSVMNNIESERINKRAQRYLRDLRNDAYIEYN
- the pdxA gene encoding 4-hydroxythreonine-4-phosphate dehydrogenase PdxA, with translation MTRDTVAGAPLAISLGDPAGIGPEIILASYQRLRGAQRAFFVVGGADVLRAAIDNAGLDFAVVPIEEPGEATEAFAKGLPVIAGADAVYSPGAPDDDGAALALHSLAEATRCVLLGQAAALVTAPVSKSQLAKVGFEYPGQTEFLAEISGLAPEDAVMMLAGPSLRTVPLTVHCALADVPGLLSQELITHKAQIVADGLKRDFGIGQPRIAVAGLNPHSGENGQFGDEESRIIAPAISTLQSDGLDVTGPVPGDALFTPVMRRNYDVALCMYHDQALIPLKALEFDQGVNVTLGLPIIRTSPDHGTAFDIAGSGRANPDAMIAAIVMASDCAQARSARQTSGA